The Spodoptera frugiperda isolate SF20-4 chromosome 9, AGI-APGP_CSIRO_Sfru_2.0, whole genome shotgun sequence genome contains a region encoding:
- the LOC118271511 gene encoding lipase 1, with translation MGSLYSLCLVLLFGVYCEAQLRKEAYMTVPNLIKAAGYPVEKHRVTTRDGYILQMHRIPAGRRVVRRIDEPIAKGKKVIMIVHGLSGSSGDFVLMGPEKSLSYVLADAGYDVWLANLRGTDYSSHVNLTKNEQKFWEFSFHEHGKYDVPAMIDHVLNVTGMEKIIYLGHSMGSTSFFTMMSMKPEYNDKISFCVAMGAAVYLENVKPIAKLALVTLNVTNIMRERGVWGIHPALIHGAVKNLCTLNQPEIDLCAYFIFSIIGEDREQHDLDMFPIYLHRIQMSPFRSLEHYGKIALTGVFTTFSGGVNGPVKPYNLTNVRVPVTLVYGENDQLTEKSQIMKLAEELKSIGVLEEVRPACSWPKFNHFDFVFAKDVGKLLNKPLVKFIDKLYNKYNAV, from the exons CCAAACCTAATCAAAGCAGCAGGCTATCCAGTAGAGAAGCACCGTGTGACCACCCGCGATGGCTATATTCTACAGATGCACAGGATACCGGCTGGAAGACGGGTCGTTAGACGGATTGATGAGCCCATCGCTAAAGGGAAGAAGGTCATCATGATCGTACACGGCCTCTCTGGCAGCAGCGGAGACTTCGTGCTGATGGGACCCGAGAAAAGCCTTT CTTACGTTTTAGCTGACGCTGGGTACGACGTGTGGTTGGCCAATTTACGGGGTACCGACTACAGCAGCCACGTGAACCTCACAAAGAATGAACAGAAATTCTGGGAATTCAG TTTCCACGAACACGGCAAATATGACGTGCCGGCAATGATTGACCACGTCCTGAACGTGACGGGGATGGAGAAGATCATATACCTGGGCCACTCCATGGGGAGCACCAGCTTCTTCACCATGATGTCCATGAAACCGGAGTACAATGACAAAATATCCTTCTGCGTGGCGATGGGAGCCGCGGTCTATTTGGAAAATGTTAAACCGATAGCAAAATTAGCGCTTGTGACTTTGAATGTAACG AACATAATGCGAGAGCGAGGGGTCTGGGGTATCCACCCGGCGCTGATACACGGGGCGGTGAAGAACCTGTGTACTCTGAATCAGCCCGAAATTGACCTATGTGCCTACTTCATATTTTCTATAATCGGTGAAGACCGGGAGCAACATGACTTG gatATGTTTCCTATCTACCTGCACAGGATTCAAATGTCACCGTTCCGTTCGTTGGAGCATTATGGAAAAATTGCATTAACAG GAGTGTTCACAACGTTCAGTGGTGGTGTGAATGGTCCAGTGAAGCCGTACAACTTGACTAACGTTAGAGTTCCTGTCACCTTAGTGTATGGAGAGAATGATCAGCTCACTGAGAAATCT CAAATAATGAAGTTGGCAGAGGAGCTCAAATCTATTGGTGTGCTGGAAGAGGTGAGGCCGGCTTGCTCCTGGCCCAAATTCAACCATTTCGACTTCGTATTTGCTAAGGATGTAGGCAAGCTACTGAACAAACCACTTGTCAAGTTTATAGACAaattgtacaataaatataatgcagTATGA